Part of the Pangasianodon hypophthalmus isolate fPanHyp1 chromosome 9, fPanHyp1.pri, whole genome shotgun sequence genome is shown below.
AATCCTAAAATAAATGGTTCCAAGTACAGAGTACGTATACTGTACGCTGGCCATGCAATTCTTTTTACACCAGCATGTAGCTAACAGTAATCATGACGGCTACATAACAGGCACAACTCCCATTTCTTCAGACCAGATAAGACTTTAAATGAGGGGTTAAGGAGAAACATAAAGCAGGCAGTGTGGCTGTTGAgcaaaaattaaagcaaaatgctattttaaaacATAGCAGTGTTGCCAACTCCTATACAGACAACTAAGAGATTACTGCCTTAATCAGATTAATTCTTTCCTTCTCAATTTTAGTTTGCGCATGACTGAGATTCTAACACGGGGCTATAATATTGAAGTGAAGAAAATGGACTCCAGATCAGGTTTGGACACCACCACAAATCCAGCATAAATCCTAACACAGACCAGACCCCATAAACTCTCAAGCAGTGGTCAAACCCCTATAGACACATAAAATGGACAGAATCATGCCGGGGATGTTTAAGATGAATGGTTTAGGGGGAATGGACCCGAAAGAGTGAAGCTGCCGCCCTCTGCAGGTTTTTAGCTCCTTACACTCTCTTCCTGGCCACGTCAGCATCCTGGCACTCTACGGCTGAAAGGGCGATCAGCATCTGTGCTGCATAGTATGTAGCCATGATGATGGCACGCGAGTGCGGCACAGGGAAGCAGAATTTGTTGACGGCAATGGTGAGGTCTGACACCATGAAGAGAACAGCTCCCAAGCAGGCCGACAGCTTGGTCCATGTCCACAGGTCGTTGGCCAGCTGCACACCGGCGATGGCCCTCCAGCCCATGAAGCCTATCAGAGCGATGTAGACGGCCACCAGGTAGGTGAAGGTGCCAGACAGATAAGGGTAGAGCAAGGTGTAGCAAAGACCTGAGATAGTGGCGATGACCAGGCCTGCTCGTAGGTTTATTGGTTTCATCCCAAAAGCAGATGAGTACAAGACGTGCGTGATGGCAAACATCAGCAGCCCTGTTACAAACAATTTATGAAGGTGTcacatattgaaaaaaaaatttccattttaaatataatgcatGTGATAATTAGTAATCAATTTAATTCAGGTTTCTGCTTTGTCTTAACTTTATACTAAAGAGAACAAATGCGAAGCTGAATTCACCATGACTGAAGTAGCCCTGCTCCTGCCAGATCAGAAAGGCGTCTCCTAAAGCTGAGAAGATGAGTCCTGCGAGGATCTTTCTAGCACTTGAGTGGGCTCCTAAAAAGCTGATGCCATGGGCAAGCAGGAAAACCCAGAGACAGAAAATGGGCAAACATTTAATAAGGGCACTGAACCAAGATGGGCTGGAGGTGGGCAGCCACAGCACAAAATAGACGCAGGTGGCCTTGAAGAATGGCACCAGCTTTGGGCCTTCGCTTTTCACCTGCACAACACAACAGAACCTTTTAAGGAAAGACACAAAATATGTGtatggaaatatataaatatatttcaaaagaTAGTTCAATTATTTCTATTTGAGAaacattatactacattataactacagtttcagtttcaggtttttcatgctcataaacacaaaacaattttGAATCTTGTCAGGGAGAACTGTTTTAGTGATAGAATTAAGAATAATAAAGTACAATCTACTTAGTTCAATAAAAAAAGGTCTTCATGATTGCTTGAACCAAACATCTAGTGATTATGAGACccatggaaaaaaattaaaccaaaggTTATTGTTTTTCCAGCAGGAGGGAGCTGAGTATCAAGTCCACAGTGTTCTAGATCGCTTTGGCAGGGAACAGATAGAGGAGGTGgtgtgtccaaaaaaaaaaaaaatttcaccttgTGCCCAAAAACCCAAGAAACAAGCATATGAGCTAAAGAGGCAGGGAAGGGCAATCCCTGAGGCCAAATCCCAATGCAAGCTCATTCCACAGCCTTGACTTGCTGTGATATGCCTACTACTAAAAACTGATTGATACTTATTACAGTCTTACAAAATGCAAATGCCGTTGTTAGGTTACTGATAGATAATAGATAAGAGGCGATCgtacactgtttttatttttgttttctctgtataGCAAAGGCAGATAAGTACTGGAGAGTGCTAAGTGTGATGATAACTGATACAGGATAACTGATACACTTCTGGTGCCTTAATtggtttaaataattaaaacagccATAAAtatctgctgaaaaaaaaaggtcacataATATCCATACACATACACCCTGGAAATGACGCAATGGAAAGTTACTTCAGCTCCCCTacggaataaatgtaaatattccgGCTTGGCAGGAGTCTGCAGTTCTATCTTTGCTGCTCATCTGTATCCCATCTGAAATCCTGATGTTTGCATCATATCAGAATATTCTGCAAATctgtatatttatgtgtgtgaatatgaataCAGTGCTGCTAACACTACTTTGTGTGTGGGTAAAATTGAAAGTGAAGAATAATGAATGCACCCTGGTATTTCACACATAATCCATATCAAACAGCATGAAAGATTAATGCTGGATCAGTGGATTAAGCAGAAATTTCCAAGGAGAGAGATCACATTTCTGTCCAGTCTCATTTTgactttgtacattttgttgtcatgcatatatgtatatatattatacacattttgcAGCCTTCAAATGTTGCATCCGCTCATTGTGTGATCAAGAGTGATGGTGACTTGTCTCGAGTGCATCAGGATTTGCGCACTGGGATCTGTTTAAGAATTTGGCCGCTTGGCTCTTTAGCCTACTAGAGGAAATGGGAACTGAAGTTACGTTGTTCCACTGGAAAAAAAGGCTATTGTTAGCaagtatatattttaatcagattGTACCCCTGCAGCCTGGGAAAGGTCAGAGGAGGCTGAAACTGCCTGAAACAAGACACAGCAATTCAGCATCTCTCCCAAATATTATGAAGTTTTGCTATATCCAGTGTTTTCTTTTATAACACTTTGTTCTAAGCAAGGACTTCTGGATTCAGAGTATGAAACATCACTTAGATTAATTGTTCGATATTCAGTCAGAAGTAGGCTTGAAGAATCAAGGTGACTCATCATGTGGTCCTAAAGCCAAATGACAAAATGCTGTCTGAAAGCCAAAACACGTGGGTGAAAGTTATCAAGCACTTAACTAAAGGGACACATTTTAGTAGCTCTCCTGCAATAACATACAAATTTTAACCTCAGAAAGGGCTTGATAATGAAGCAGTACTGGTAGAGCAAGAACAGTAAAATGTCCTTAATTTAGGGAATTGAAGTGGGAACTCTGAACTACATGCCATAAGGCATTCACAGTTGGTAATGGTCTTATTTCAATGCCATATATAGGggatgtataaaaaaaaaaaaaagcatagtaCACAaggtttccagagaaacagtgtatttcagacaaaagtccttcatcagctgtgcaagcagcTTTTGACGCTGTAGGATGTGAAACCGGCACTGCTGAAGCAAAGCTTTTGACTCAAACAtactgtttctctggaaacctTCTGTACTTTTACTACATCTGCAAAAATTAGTATACTGCAGTTACGCAGTGGAATCTTCTTCagatctatatctatatattccTCAGATCTACATCTATATATTCTTGAGATCTACATCTGTATGTTCTTCAGATTTACAGTATATCTATATTCTTCAGATCTATATCTACACATTCTTCAGATCAATATCTATATATTCTTCAGATCTAAATATTCTTcaaatctatatctatatattctTCAGATGTATATCTACATATTCTTCAGATCTATATCTACATATTCTTCAGATTTACAGTATATCTACATATTCCTCAGATCAATATCTACACATTCTTCAGATCTATATCTACATATTCTTCAGATTTACAGTATATCTACATATTCCTCAGatcaatatttacatattcttcagatctatatctatatattctTCAGATGTATATCTACATATTCTTCAGATCTATATCTACATATTCTTCAGATTTACAGTATATCTATATATTCTTCAGATCTATATCTACATATTCTTCagatctatatctatatattctTCAGATCTATATCTACATATTCTTCAGATCTATATCTACATATTCTTCAGATCAATATCTGTATATTCTTCAGATCAATATCTACACATTCTTCAGATCTATATCTACACATTCTTCAGATTTACAGTATA
Proteins encoded:
- the tmem86a gene encoding lysoplasmalogenase-like protein TMEM86A encodes the protein MVSPVTVVKSEGPKLVPFFKATCVYFVLWLPTSSPSWFSALIKCLPIFCLWVFLLAHGISFLGAHSSARKILAGLIFSALGDAFLIWQEQGYFSHGLLMFAITHVLYSSAFGMKPINLRAGLVIATISGLCYTLLYPYLSGTFTYLVAVYIALIGFMGWRAIAGVQLANDLWTWTKLSACLGAVLFMVSDLTIAVNKFCFPVPHSRAIIMATYYAAQMLIALSAVECQDADVARKRVK